The following are encoded together in the Girardinichthys multiradiatus isolate DD_20200921_A chromosome X, DD_fGirMul_XY1, whole genome shotgun sequence genome:
- the LOC124862438 gene encoding nuclear body protein SP140-like protein — protein sequence MFKVTCGALTGTLHNYRFGSGKCGKSIRTEMSWLTPVEFVNVALNQGDASWRKDILYEGKPLSVLIEANVLAIHSLLCKCKQCKPKPEDLESQKNDDECCICKSEGTKELVVCDNCPRSFHQKCHLPHIDGTILRDDSRWMCTFCVFKAIEGCRYPDKQKTEAVLSRQISQHMLECPYLLLYLCSADEEQIFATNPGQYLENYSSIIKTPMWLDNIADKLQWKEYQTVGEFVSDVQLIFTNSATYNKNNPEYRDMGENLKQLFDREFKKAFNIQD from the exons ATGTTTAAAGTGACGTGTGGAGCTTTAACTGGAACTTTACATAATTATCGATTTGGATCAG GGAAATGTGGGAAAAGTATTCGCACTGAGATGAGCTGGCTGACCCCAGTAGAGTTTGTGAATGTGGCATTAAACCAGGGAGACGCCTCCTGGAGGAAGGACATCTTGTACGAAGGAAAACCACTCAGCGTTCTTATTGAG gCAAACGTCTTGGCAATCCATTCATTACTATGCAAATGCAAACAGTGCAAACCAAAACCTGAAGACCTG GAGAGTCAGAAAAATGATGATGAGTGTTGCATCTGTAAAAGTGAAGGAACAAAGGAGTTGGTTGTGTGTGATAACTGCCCTAGATCATTCCATCAGAAATGCCATTTGCCTCATATAGACGGCACAATTCTAAG GGACGACAGCCGGTGGATGTGCacgttctgtgtttttaaagccaTTGAGGGGTGCCGCTACCCTGACAAGCAGAAAACTGAAGCCGTCTTGTCCCGCCAAATATCTCAACACATGCTG GAATGCCCGTATCTCCTCCTCTATCTGTGCAGTGCTGATGAGGAGCAGATATTTGCCACCAACCCCGGGCAGTAT TTGGAAAACTACTCCAGTATTATTAAGACTCCAATGTGGCTGGACAACATTGCTGATAAACTCCAATGGAAAGAATACCAGACTGTTGGCGAGTTTGTGTCTGATGTTCAGCTCATTTTCACCAACTCTGCTACATACAACAAG AACAATCCAGAATACCGTGACATGGGCGAAAACCTGAAACAGTTATTTGACAGAGAATTTAAGAAAGCCTTCAACATCCAGGACTAG
- the LOC124862437 gene encoding autoimmune regulator-like, producing the protein MDPLDFLEPAELLSFFHCRKTEMSCMENPQTFLCQLRDHNLIPEDRYQKMIRMKSKNNMRKAVYEVLDWLEREKSDHIPLFWRCVFKEVIVNQYPILKLLHTSLMDGSFHFDSQLPKRVESEESDERGSSKLLDSEEKQARSTKKKRKVRSGSICSDSDDVQPGPSKKQTLSPKKKPKKILFSSPKKNEMSEIWTWPLYKTQLPVTCGEVEGMLKRDKLTKGEKCILVGKEWFTPSEFERFAGKESSRNWKQSIRCGNSTLGKLIKAGHLNAAVYKKRSKPVKAKQK; encoded by the exons ATGGACCCGCTGGATTTCCTGGAGCCTGCTGAGCTGCTTAGCTTTTTCCACTGTCGTAAAACTGAAATGTCCTGCATGGAAAACCCGCAGACCTTCCTGTGTCAGCTCAGGGATCACAACCTGATTCCGGAAGACAGATACCAG aaGATGATCCGGATGAAGAGTAAAAATAATATGAGGAAAGCTGTTTATGAAGTTTTAGACTGGCTTGAGAGAGAGAAGTCAGACCACATCCCGTTGTTCTGGAGATGTGTCTTCAAGGAGGTTATTGTGAACCAGTATCCCATTCTGAAGCTGCTGCACACAAGCCTCATGGATG GATCTTTCCACTTTGACTCACAACTACCCAAGAGGGTGGAAAGCGAAGAAAGCGACGAAAGGGGGAGCTCCAAGCTTTTAGACAGCGAGGAGAAGCAAGCTAGGTCCACCAAAAAGAAGAGGAAAGTCAGAAGCGGGAGCATTTGCAGCGACAGTGACGATGTGCAACCTGGTCCGTCAAAGAAACAGACTCTAAGTCCGAAGAAAAAACCCAAGAAAATACTTTTCT cttctccTAAGAAAAACGAGATGAGTGAGATTTGGACATGGCCTCTCTATAAGACCCAGTTGCCTGTGACCTGTGGAGAGGTGGAGGGGATGCTCAAACGAGACAAGTTGACTAAAG GCGAGAAATGCATTCTGGTGGGTAAAGAGTGGTTCACTCCCTCTGAATTTGAGAGGTTCGCAGGGAAAGAAAGCAGCAGAAACTGGAAGCAAAGCATCCGATGCGGAAACAGCACTTTGGGAAAACTTATTAAG gCAGGGCACCTGAACGCAGCGGTCTACAAGAAAAGAAGCAAACCcgtaaaagcaaaacaaaaataa
- the LOC124863045 gene encoding extracellular serine/threonine protein kinase FAM20C-like: protein MVRRNLGQSTRSIYMGLACISLTLHILMAFCCLLVLQSACILSTSSSSTSSSVPRIDPVSHASSSSSASSSSNKQQTNHQNGERNISLNEDAEKEKKLIGAGKMIANERGRSKLKELFKHSLYNLPRSELQQYDWLLKLKTDAEAEETESEEKAKGDPITSSSDWQSTSEEEGYDKVTWTREKETHPPWLRFHLGISRWELYDRKDLNLAQLTHYLATQRILGAVQKKGGTQLKLLVSFPNYGQALLKPMRQSRDAETDVNLFYFSDFERHNAEIAAFHLDRVMGFNRIPPVVGRLINVTTDIRETTTDERLSRTFFTSPAGNVCFYGQCEYYCSTEHPVCGRPDVLEVSLATMLPDLSLAPRRSWRSPWRRSYSRTKLAQWEKDPAYCDTVKTTPPYNCGTRLVDLIDMAVLDFLMSNMDRHHYETFEDFGNETFLLHLDNGRAFGRHSQDEPSILAPLAQCCRIRRSTLLRLRLLSHPDFRLSDVMRESLAQDPLTAMAPLLSEPHLSALDRRLETILGVVQTCQDRNEDVVYNDLDQYDYQQLEDNP from the exons ATGGTGCGTCGGAACCTGGGACAATCCACTCGCTCAATCTACATGGGGCTGGCCTGCATATCCCTAACTCTCcatattcttatggccttctGTTGCCTCTTGGTCCTCCAGTCTGCCTGCATACTTTCTACTTCCTCCTCTTCCACGTCTTCCTCCGTTCCAAGGATAGATCCAGTCTCACATGCCTCCTCCTCATCTTCTGCTTCGTCTTCGTCAAATAAACAACAGACTAACCACCAAAACGGTGAAC ggaatatttcattaaatgagGACgctgaaaaggaaaagaaactaATTGGAGCTGGAAAAATGATCGCAAATGAGAGGGGTCGCTCCAAGCTGAAGGAGCTCTTTAAACATTCATTGTACAACCTGCCACGTTCAGAACTGCAGCAATATGATTGGCTTCTGAAGTTGAAAACAGATGCAGAGGCAGAGGAGACAGAAAGTGAAGAAAAGGCAAAGGGGGACCCCATCACTAGCAGCAGTGACTG GCAAAGTACCAGTGAGGAGGAAGGCTATGATAAAGTCACTTGGACAAGAGAGAAGGAGACCCACCCTCCCTGGCTGCGGTTCCACCTGGGCATCTCTCGCTGGGAGCTATATGACAGGAAAGACCTCAACCTGGCCCAGCTGACTCATTATTTGGCAACGCAGCGTATCCTGGGAGCCG TTCAGAAGAAAGGGGGCACCCAGCTGAAGCTGCTTGTATCGTTCCCAAACTATGGCCAAGCTCTGCTAAAACCCATGAG ACAATCCAGGGATGCTGAGACAGATGTGAATCTGTTTTACTTCTCAGACTTTGAGAGACACAACGCAGAGATTGCTGCCTTCCATCTCGACAG AGTGATGGGCTTCAACAGGATCCCCCCGGTGGTCGGTCGACTCATCAACGTCACCACAGACATCAGAGAAACTACCACTGACGAGAGGCtatccaggaccttcttcacTTCCCCAG CTGGGAATGTGTGTTTCTACGGCCAGTGCGAGTACTACTGCTCAACAGAGCACCCGGTTTGTGGTAGGCCTGATGTTCTGGAGGTTTCCCTGGCTACCATGCTACCTGACCTCAGCCTCGCTCCTCGTAGGTCTTGGAGATCCCCGTGGAGACGGTCCTACAGTCGCACAAAGCTGGCACA GTGGGAAAAGGACCCCGCTTACTGTGACACAGTGAAGACGACGCCTCCTTACAACTGTGGTACCAGACTGGTGGATCTCATAGATATGGCTGTGCTGGACTTTCTCatga GCAACATGGACCGACATCACTATGAGACATTTGAGGATTTTGGCAATGAGACGTTTCTCCTTCACCTGGACAATGGACGAGC atttgggCGGCACTCTCAGGACGAGCCTTCTATTCTAGCACCTTTGGCACAGTGTTGCAG AATCCGTCGCTCCACTCTCCTCCGCCTGCGGCTCTTGTCCCACCCTGACTTTCGTTTGAGTGATGTCATGCGGGAATCGTTGGCCCAGGATCCTCTGACAGCCATGGCCCCCCTTCTCTCAGAACCACACCTGTCTGCTTTGGACCGACGCCTAGAAACCATCTTGGGGGTTGTTCAGACATGCCAGGACAGGAATGAGGATGTTGTTTATAATGATTTGGATCAATATGACTATCAACAGCTTGAGGACAATCCATGA